One genomic segment of Alternaria dauci strain A2016 chromosome 8, whole genome shotgun sequence includes these proteins:
- a CDS encoding mitochondrial 37S ribosomal protein mS33, protein MAVPRQRVLDLMRVQCRVFHTTYNPDRLRLGSRILHQRLKGPAVASYYPPRIGTISQLRSLYPEHQIIDEEEEDWLEHLNVAKSRGKSAPKKKRTAAESKKFNKRK, encoded by the exons ATGGCGGTCCCACGGCAGCGCGTATTGGACCTGATGAGG GTCCAATGCAGAGTCTTCCACACCACCTACAACCCCGACCGCCTCCGTCTGGGATCGCGCATCCTGCACCAGCGCCTCAAGGGCCCCGCTGTCGCATCATACTACCCCCCGCGCATAGGCACCATCAGCCAGCTGCGTAGCCTGTACCCCGAGCACCAGATCATagacgaagaggaggaggactGGCTAGAGCACCTCAACGTCGCAAAGTCGAGAGGAAAGAGCgcgcccaagaagaagcggaCCGCTGCAGAGTCGAAAAAGTTCAACAAGCGAAAGTAG